A portion of the Lujinxingia litoralis genome contains these proteins:
- a CDS encoding Sec-independent protein translocase subunit TatA/TatB, with protein MFGISFPELMVIAALVLVVAGPEKLPEFARWAGKGMRELRKASNTLRDALMIDELDLNKPLPQIAPKPAAPKPAAQANADADTSPADATDAPTPRVNTASAPRDRYPSAEPMGLDQLDERDFDRLLEQQYLMHHNQLQAIALASPAKTDQTHPVVLQPAASSDALHPVTLSASQAPEPMR; from the coding sequence ATGTTCGGCATCTCCTTTCCAGAACTCATGGTCATCGCCGCGCTCGTACTCGTGGTCGCCGGCCCCGAGAAGCTGCCCGAGTTCGCGCGTTGGGCGGGCAAAGGCATGCGCGAGCTGCGCAAAGCCTCCAACACTCTGCGCGACGCCCTGATGATCGACGAGCTCGATCTCAACAAGCCCCTCCCGCAGATCGCGCCCAAACCCGCCGCGCCCAAACCCGCCGCGCAGGCCAACGCTGACGCCGATACCTCCCCCGCCGACGCCACCGACGCGCCGACGCCCCGGGTCAACACCGCCTCCGCCCCCCGCGATCGCTACCCCAGCGCCGAGCCTATGGGCCTGGACCAGCTCGACGAACGCGATTTTGATCGCCTCCTGGAGCAGCAGTACCTGATGCACCACAACCAGCTTCAAGCCATCGCCCTGGCCAGCCCCGCGAAGACCGACCAGACCCATCCGGTCGTCCTTCAACCCGCGGCCAGCAGCGACGCCCTCCACCCCGTCACCC